CCAATATGGTCACCGATATTTTCAAGAGCCCGGGTCTGTCCCTGAGCCAGGAATCCGGCTACGATGGCACCAATAGAATTTCCGATGAAGGCATCCACTTCGATTCCAAGCTCACTCAAAGC
This Oceanispirochaeta sp. DNA region includes the following protein-coding sequences:
- a CDS encoding patatin-like phospholipase family protein — protein: MFKKRQKEKYCLVLSGGGAKGVYHLGAWKALSELGIEVDAFIGNSIGAIVAGFLAQGQTRALENIGDHIG